One window of the Granulicella arctica genome contains the following:
- a CDS encoding carbohydrate kinase family protein has product MERRFDVTIAGEINLDLILYGLPQQMPVERELLASGFEVTLGSSSAIVAHNLASLGMKVGFVTRTGSDDLGKLALARLAESGVDLSEVQAGRGSAGTGVTILMPHGKERHILTYLGTMAEMAAEDLPLKYLSSSRHFHLSSLFLQLALHPGLPTLLRELRAAGLTISLDTNDDPEDKWALVGELLPLVDILLPSEDEAMRMTKTSTLNEALGILGRAVPLIVVKCGPRGALVHHHGVSELVPGIAVTPVDTIGAGDSFNAGFLSAYLRGASPTQAAHMGNITGALSTLAPGGTEAFRDAAMRESFLKRFQT; this is encoded by the coding sequence ATGGAACGCCGCTTTGATGTGACGATAGCCGGAGAGATCAATCTCGATCTGATCCTATACGGACTTCCGCAGCAGATGCCTGTAGAACGTGAGCTTTTGGCTTCAGGATTCGAGGTGACGCTTGGAAGTTCGTCTGCCATCGTTGCTCACAACCTCGCATCGCTCGGGATGAAAGTGGGTTTTGTGACGCGAACGGGTTCAGACGATCTCGGGAAGCTAGCACTCGCGCGCCTGGCGGAATCAGGTGTCGATCTTTCAGAGGTGCAGGCCGGTAGAGGGAGCGCTGGCACGGGTGTCACAATCTTAATGCCACATGGAAAGGAGCGGCATATTCTCACCTACCTCGGTACGATGGCGGAGATGGCTGCTGAGGATCTTCCGCTAAAGTATCTCTCATCCTCGCGGCACTTCCATCTTTCCTCGCTCTTTCTTCAACTTGCATTGCACCCAGGCTTGCCGACACTACTACGCGAGCTTCGAGCGGCGGGACTGACCATCTCGCTCGACACGAATGATGATCCAGAAGATAAGTGGGCCTTGGTTGGAGAACTTTTACCCCTGGTGGATATTCTCCTGCCAAGCGAAGACGAAGCCATGCGAATGACCAAAACCTCGACGCTCAACGAGGCACTGGGTATTCTCGGCAGAGCTGTGCCCCTCATCGTCGTGAAGTGCGGACCGCGCGGAGCACTTGTGCATCATCATGGGGTCAGCGAACTTGTGCCTGGAATCGCGGTAACTCCTGTAGACACGATCGGAGCGGGCGACAGTTTCAACGCCGGATTTCTGAGTGCATATCTGCGCGGGGCATCCCCGACGCAGGCTGCACACATGGGTAATATTACGGGTGCTCTGTCGACGCTTGCCCCTGGAGGCACCGAAGCGTTTCGGGATGCTGCAATGAGAGAGAGCTTCCTTAAGCGGTTCCAAACTTGA
- a CDS encoding SIS domain-containing protein, with protein MCALLNLLDLSITEQETRGLLFTPREIAQQPHTWQKTALLFEETQEQIRSFLVNVGVTSALEMRPVVMLVGAGTSDYIGESLALLFRQRWGCEASAVASTDLLPSMAEYIVPGRRYLWISFSRSGDSPEGVNVIEQALEVYPDISHLIVTCNPRSRMAALVAGHAQSYTAVLDDAVNDRSLAMTSSFTNMVVFGQCLAHAWSFDEYKPVLSAMIIAAHTFLEDSAELAEKLATRTQRRLCMIGSGVLSAVANESALKVLEMSGGQVSTMSQTSLGLRHGPMAALNADTDLICFLSSDRTRLPYEADLIREIRSKKITAALIVVGLKCCEAEIAPFCDTYHSIHGNFGDAYRAPVDVIFGQLLGLYYSIALGMRPDTPSPAGVINRVVSSFTIYR; from the coding sequence GTGTGCGCTTTACTTAACCTGCTCGATCTATCAATCACCGAGCAAGAGACACGCGGCTTACTGTTCACGCCACGGGAGATCGCTCAACAACCACATACCTGGCAGAAGACAGCTCTCCTCTTCGAAGAGACTCAAGAGCAGATCCGCAGCTTCCTGGTAAATGTAGGTGTTACTAGCGCTCTCGAAATGCGCCCCGTGGTGATGCTTGTGGGTGCAGGTACCTCCGACTATATCGGCGAATCGCTTGCCCTGCTATTCCGTCAACGATGGGGCTGTGAGGCGAGTGCAGTTGCGAGCACCGATCTGCTGCCGAGCATGGCGGAATACATCGTGCCAGGGAGACGCTACCTTTGGATCTCCTTCTCGCGTTCGGGCGACTCTCCGGAAGGTGTCAACGTGATTGAGCAGGCGTTGGAGGTCTATCCCGACATCTCTCATCTCATCGTCACCTGCAATCCACGCTCCCGCATGGCCGCTCTTGTCGCTGGTCACGCTCAGTCTTACACCGCAGTCCTTGATGACGCCGTTAATGATCGTAGTCTGGCGATGACAAGTTCCTTCACAAACATGGTCGTCTTTGGCCAGTGCCTCGCTCATGCGTGGAGCTTTGACGAATACAAGCCTGTTCTCTCGGCAATGATTATCGCCGCACATACCTTTCTCGAAGATTCCGCCGAATTAGCTGAAAAACTTGCAACACGCACACAGCGTCGCCTGTGCATGATTGGTTCAGGTGTACTGTCAGCTGTTGCCAATGAATCTGCGCTCAAGGTGCTTGAGATGTCCGGCGGTCAGGTTTCGACCATGTCTCAAACCTCACTTGGCCTGCGACATGGCCCTATGGCCGCTCTGAATGCAGATACAGACCTCATTTGCTTTCTCTCTTCCGATCGGACGCGTCTTCCCTACGAGGCCGACTTGATCCGCGAGATCCGGTCCAAGAAGATTACGGCTGCTCTTATTGTCGTTGGCCTGAAGTGCTGCGAAGCTGAGATTGCCCCCTTTTGTGATACCTATCATTCCATTCATGGTAATTTCGGGGACGCCTACCGCGCTCCGGTTGACGTCATCTTTGGTCAACTTCTTGGCCTCTACTATTCAATAGCTCTGGGGATGCGTCCCGATACTCCCAGCCCGGCAGGAGTTATCAACAGGGTTGTAAGTAGCTTCACAATCTATCGCTGA
- a CDS encoding D-tagatose-bisphosphate aldolase, class II, non-catalytic subunit: MTTTLQEHLLQQSDMPQPGICSVCSAHPLVIRAAAELSVENGTLLLVEATSNQVNQMGGYTGMLPADFRAFAEHIATKAGLAPEKLLLGGDHLGPNPWRSLPAEQAMQHAETLVTAYVSAGFAKIHLDTSMSCFGDPPALSDEDVAARSVRLCRAAEEAHRKSPVQGQRPVYIIGTEVPTPGGATHPLDGLAITPPQAAARTLAVHRAAFLSNDLGDAWTRVIGLVVQPGVEFEHDSVVHYQRSKARELIEWRRLQSEKIVFEAHSTDYQKAQAYIELVEDGFGILKVGPALTFALREALDCLESIEALLIDPGEQSFLSQVIERTMLAHPEAWQPYYAGDALQQALLRRFSYSDRVRYYWHYPDIASAVERLFSNLVKNVIPESMLSLYLPAQYTRVRTGLIAGDPVSLVVDKVKDVLRMYSNACRN; this comes from the coding sequence ATGACCACCACGCTACAAGAGCATCTTTTACAACAGTCAGACATGCCGCAGCCTGGTATCTGCTCGGTATGCTCTGCCCATCCTTTGGTGATCCGAGCAGCTGCCGAGCTATCAGTCGAAAACGGCACCCTCCTATTGGTCGAAGCGACTAGCAACCAAGTCAACCAAATGGGTGGGTATACTGGAATGCTTCCCGCAGATTTCCGCGCCTTCGCGGAGCACATCGCCACGAAAGCAGGACTTGCTCCCGAGAAACTCTTGCTAGGTGGCGACCACCTCGGCCCCAATCCTTGGCGCAGTCTCCCAGCCGAGCAAGCCATGCAGCACGCCGAAACCCTCGTTACTGCGTATGTCTCTGCTGGCTTCGCAAAAATCCATCTTGATACGAGTATGTCCTGCTTTGGCGACCCTCCCGCTCTTAGCGATGAGGATGTCGCGGCTCGGAGCGTACGCCTTTGTCGTGCTGCCGAAGAAGCTCATAGAAAGTCTCCCGTACAGGGCCAAAGACCTGTCTACATCATTGGCACAGAAGTTCCAACGCCAGGGGGTGCCACGCATCCATTGGATGGCCTAGCGATCACCCCTCCGCAGGCCGCTGCTCGTACGCTGGCCGTACACCGGGCAGCCTTCCTTTCAAATGATCTCGGTGATGCCTGGACGCGCGTGATCGGATTGGTGGTTCAACCCGGCGTTGAGTTTGAACACGATAGTGTAGTTCACTATCAGCGTTCGAAAGCACGAGAGCTCATCGAGTGGCGACGCCTTCAGTCAGAGAAGATTGTCTTTGAAGCCCACTCCACCGATTACCAGAAGGCGCAAGCCTACATCGAACTCGTCGAGGACGGATTCGGAATTCTCAAGGTAGGACCAGCATTGACCTTCGCCCTACGCGAAGCGCTCGACTGCCTCGAGTCAATTGAAGCGTTGCTCATCGATCCCGGGGAACAGTCTTTCCTCAGCCAAGTCATCGAACGGACCATGCTGGCTCATCCAGAGGCTTGGCAACCATACTACGCCGGAGACGCCCTACAGCAGGCGCTTCTGCGGCGCTTCAGTTACAGCGATCGGGTGCGGTACTACTGGCATTACCCAGATATAGCATCTGCTGTAGAGCGTCTGTTCAGCAATCTTGTTAAAAACGTCATTCCGGAGAGCATGTTGAGCCTCTACCTGCCGGCCCAATATACTCGTGTTCGCACCGGCCTCATCGCCGGTGATCCGGTTTCACTCGTCGTCGACAAGGTGAAGGACGTATTGCGCATGTACTCTAATGCATGTCGTAATTAG
- a CDS encoding alpha-galactosidase D, protein MLRLPSLLRPFVGSLACGVALLSLGIAAFAQVNGAGDKPYLGWSSFSQQTIASGFLTQANMQAQSDAMASAGLTAHGYQYINMDSGWMGGYDAYGRPVPNTTTFPNIKALADHVHSNGQKLGIYWITGVQQGDAQANYPILGTPNHLQDILAQPLTAGNAFGFYKIDFTKPGAQEYMDSVVALFASWGIDFIKIDGVTPGSYNDNLSIDNRLDVEAWSKAIAKTGRPIWFTISWALDSDYLPVWQKWANARRIEDDVECEGNCGTTTDWSRIYQRFRELSAWQFAAGPTVGWNDLDSLDVINGAQDGLSDDEKQTAYSIWAMANAPLSLGGDLSKLDDTGKRLATNDEVNAVQQTGKPAIQVLGGDTQVWSIHNDDGSYYVSVSNMLSVPVKISVPWTLLGFRNATAVRDLWSHLDLGAELQELTTTVVGHGTRMFKVSAVGNAPTLEGTSYEAEAATLGGSASAGSCDACSGGAKVGNYGLSATNVVTFNNVQAPRDGNYYMQINSMTQGLRSVLYSVNGGLPRTLDSGGGSFDQPATATVIVHLEHGTNSIEFLNPYSYPPDLDRIVIRGNGTAPDVTTQTYEAELATLSGGTSPTFSNYSSGLAKAGNVGGLGTVTFPNVTVLQDGIYQLEIDYQTQGVRSLFVGVNGGTQTELDLNGTTFSQPATTSIPVQLNAGVNTIVLNNPNGPAPDIDRIVVAPTLASASLGGQLTGKVAFGGQQLWLFRVNNTGLGTAADARLNSVTFLQTAGKPCTPKVELPLPLPLGNIAPGSSRSLLLPISFARCSVGAHFMTAVTYSADEGAEVGTTSGTDQR, encoded by the coding sequence ATGCTTCGTCTGCCCAGCCTTCTCAGACCATTTGTAGGGTCCCTAGCTTGTGGAGTTGCGCTGCTCAGCCTCGGTATAGCTGCCTTCGCACAGGTAAACGGCGCCGGAGACAAGCCCTACCTTGGCTGGAGTTCCTTCAGTCAGCAGACGATCGCCAGCGGCTTTCTCACACAGGCCAACATGCAGGCTCAGTCCGATGCCATGGCGTCGGCAGGCCTGACTGCGCATGGGTATCAGTACATCAACATGGATTCGGGTTGGATGGGCGGCTACGATGCGTATGGTCGTCCCGTTCCGAACACCACAACATTTCCGAACATCAAAGCGCTTGCGGATCACGTTCACTCGAACGGCCAGAAGCTTGGGATTTACTGGATCACGGGCGTACAGCAGGGCGATGCGCAGGCGAACTACCCGATTCTCGGCACACCCAACCATCTACAGGACATCCTGGCCCAGCCGCTGACGGCCGGCAATGCCTTCGGCTTTTACAAAATAGATTTCACCAAACCAGGCGCACAGGAGTATATGGACTCTGTTGTGGCATTGTTTGCGTCCTGGGGCATTGACTTCATCAAGATAGATGGTGTGACGCCGGGTTCGTACAACGACAATCTTAGTATCGACAACCGTCTCGACGTCGAAGCGTGGTCGAAGGCAATTGCCAAGACGGGCCGACCCATCTGGTTCACCATTTCGTGGGCTCTTGATTCTGACTACCTTCCTGTTTGGCAGAAGTGGGCCAATGCCAGGCGCATTGAGGATGATGTAGAGTGCGAGGGTAATTGCGGAACTACGACCGACTGGTCACGCATTTATCAGAGATTTCGGGAGCTTTCAGCATGGCAGTTTGCAGCGGGGCCGACCGTGGGTTGGAACGATCTAGACTCGCTCGACGTGATCAACGGCGCGCAAGACGGTCTGAGTGATGATGAGAAGCAGACAGCGTACTCCATCTGGGCGATGGCCAATGCCCCGTTATCCCTCGGCGGCGATTTGAGCAAGTTGGACGACACCGGAAAACGGCTTGCGACCAATGATGAGGTCAACGCGGTGCAGCAGACTGGAAAGCCTGCGATCCAAGTGCTTGGCGGTGACACTCAAGTATGGTCAATTCACAACGATGATGGCAGTTACTACGTCTCTGTCTCGAACATGTTGAGTGTGCCGGTTAAAATTTCCGTGCCATGGACGCTGCTCGGCTTTCGCAATGCGACGGCGGTGCGCGACCTATGGAGCCATCTTGACCTCGGTGCCGAGCTTCAAGAACTAACAACAACCGTTGTCGGCCACGGAACGCGCATGTTCAAAGTGTCCGCGGTGGGCAATGCTCCGACATTAGAAGGCACAAGCTACGAGGCCGAGGCCGCGACGCTTGGCGGATCGGCTTCCGCAGGCTCCTGCGATGCGTGCTCTGGTGGGGCGAAGGTCGGCAACTATGGCCTGAGCGCTACCAATGTGGTGACGTTTAACAATGTTCAGGCGCCACGCGATGGCAACTACTACATGCAAATCAATTCCATGACGCAGGGTCTGCGCTCGGTGCTTTATAGCGTCAACGGAGGGTTGCCACGCACGCTGGATTCGGGTGGTGGTAGCTTTGATCAGCCAGCCACCGCCACGGTAATCGTTCATCTTGAGCATGGAACCAACTCTATAGAGTTCCTAAACCCGTACAGCTATCCGCCGGATTTGGATCGGATAGTAATCCGCGGCAACGGCACGGCGCCCGATGTTACTACGCAGACCTACGAGGCAGAGCTTGCCACGCTAAGCGGAGGGACGAGCCCGACGTTTAGCAACTACTCCTCCGGTCTGGCGAAGGCGGGCAACGTAGGAGGCCTTGGCACTGTGACGTTTCCGAACGTAACTGTACTGCAAGATGGAATTTACCAGCTGGAGATCGACTATCAGACGCAGGGAGTACGGTCTCTATTCGTGGGCGTAAATGGTGGCACGCAAACAGAGCTCGACCTGAACGGAACTACCTTCAGTCAGCCCGCAACTACCTCCATCCCAGTACAGCTGAATGCTGGAGTAAACACGATCGTGCTGAACAATCCGAACGGACCTGCGCCGGATATCGATCGCATCGTGGTTGCACCAACTCTTGCTTCAGCGTCCTTAGGTGGACAGTTGACCGGCAAGGTCGCATTCGGAGGTCAGCAATTGTGGCTATTCCGCGTCAACAATACAGGATTAGGTACCGCAGCTGATGCGCGGCTTAATAGTGTCACCTTTCTACAGACAGCAGGTAAACCCTGCACGCCGAAGGTGGAGCTTCCGCTGCCGTTGCCTTTGGGTAATATTGCCCCTGGTTCAAGCCGCTCGTTGTTGCTGCCGATCAGCTTCGCGAGGTGCAGCGTAGGTGCGCACTTCATGACAGCCGTTACGTATTCCGCAGATGAAGGAGCCGAAGTAGGTACCACGAGCGGCACCGACCAACGCTAG
- a CDS encoding Gfo/Idh/MocA family protein, translating to MSGNDEQISGSGSGAWSRRRFVQLSAATAMSASLSSVAHADEASSANTMIDVPFARRNPRVAFIGTGGRGTSLLGNLLAADGQVVALCDVVKSKAEHAASLVVAAGQKKPALYTDGDHAFEAMLAKEDIDLVVVATPWLWHAEMAVSSMKHGKDVAIEVPGVCTIEDCWKIVNTSEETRKHCIILENCCYGYNETLILRMVHAGEFGELLYGEGAYLHDLREELFSNAGEGLWRRAEHTKRDGNLYPSHGLGPVANYMGIQRGDRFGHIVSMSSPQRGLDAYRKEHLKPSDPRMAENYLTGDMNTSLIKTANGLTITVKHTVSTPHPYDRINLIAGTKGIFEDYPPRIYLDGMNKDESFGSIDNYKQFQHPLWKKEGELAKKVGGHGGMDFIMLYRLLECVREGLPPDMDVYDAATWSAVTPLSVASVSKGSAPIDFPDFTRGKWKQRTVSTIATQV from the coding sequence ATGAGTGGTAACGACGAGCAGATTTCTGGATCAGGATCAGGGGCGTGGTCTCGCCGCAGATTTGTGCAGCTTAGTGCTGCCACAGCGATGAGCGCCAGTCTCAGCAGCGTAGCGCATGCAGACGAGGCCAGCAGCGCCAACACGATGATCGATGTTCCGTTTGCACGGCGGAATCCGCGGGTAGCTTTTATTGGAACAGGAGGGCGAGGTACATCTTTGCTCGGTAACCTGTTGGCTGCGGATGGGCAGGTGGTCGCGCTATGCGACGTTGTCAAGTCAAAGGCGGAGCATGCCGCTTCGTTGGTGGTCGCGGCTGGACAGAAGAAGCCGGCGCTCTACACCGATGGTGATCACGCGTTCGAAGCAATGTTGGCGAAGGAGGATATAGACCTCGTCGTGGTTGCTACGCCCTGGCTGTGGCATGCAGAGATGGCTGTGTCATCCATGAAGCATGGAAAAGATGTTGCGATCGAGGTGCCGGGTGTTTGCACCATTGAGGATTGTTGGAAGATTGTGAACACCTCGGAAGAGACGCGGAAGCACTGCATTATTCTCGAGAACTGCTGCTATGGGTATAACGAGACCCTGATCCTGCGGATGGTTCATGCGGGAGAGTTCGGCGAATTACTTTATGGTGAGGGAGCCTACCTCCACGACCTGCGCGAAGAGCTTTTTTCTAATGCCGGAGAAGGACTATGGCGACGTGCGGAACATACGAAGCGGGACGGCAATCTTTACCCTTCGCATGGTCTGGGGCCAGTCGCTAATTACATGGGCATTCAGCGTGGCGATCGCTTCGGACATATTGTTTCCATGAGTTCACCGCAGCGTGGGCTGGATGCCTATCGCAAAGAACATCTTAAGCCGAGCGATCCGCGCATGGCTGAAAATTATTTGACCGGCGATATGAACACATCGCTAATCAAGACTGCAAATGGACTTACGATTACGGTGAAACATACAGTTTCAACACCACACCCGTACGACCGCATCAACCTTATAGCCGGAACGAAGGGCATCTTTGAGGACTATCCACCACGTATCTATCTCGATGGAATGAACAAGGATGAATCGTTTGGCTCTATTGACAACTACAAACAGTTCCAGCATCCACTCTGGAAAAAAGAAGGGGAATTGGCCAAGAAGGTCGGTGGCCACGGAGGCATGGACTTCATCATGCTGTATCGCCTGCTCGAGTGTGTGCGGGAGGGTCTGCCACCCGATATGGACGTATACGACGCGGCGACCTGGTCTGCGGTGACTCCGCTGAGCGTCGCATCGGTGAGTAAGGGCAGTGCGCCCATCGACTTTCCTGATTTCACTCGAGGCAAGTGGAAGCAACGAACGGTGTCAACGATCGCAACACAGGTGTAG
- a CDS encoding acyltransferase family protein, which yields MSDQVATVAIPQQRNIAVDAYRGLVMLLMMGEVLNFEHVALSYPGSTFWRILSFNQTHVQWTGMGLHDMIQPSFTFLVGVALPYSLRSRQKKGEPFKRMLGHTIWRSFLLVALGIFLRSIHSQITNYTFEDTLTQIGLGYTFAFLLTFVRPRWQWLAFGGLLVGYWLAWALYPIPAANFDYAAVGVPAQWHQHLFHGFAAHWNKNSNLGQAFDVWFLNLFPRTSPFLFNEGGYLTLSFIPTLATMLLGLAAGRWLIAASPRVPLRKFILAACVLLTGALLLHFTGICPIVKRIWTPSWTLFSGGVCFLFLAAFSWIIDVKQNKRLAFPLVVVGMNSIAAYLMAHLFEDFVESSFRINLGMSVLNIFGTALEPVFLGLLTLTIYWIMLYWMFKNKVFLRI from the coding sequence ATGAGCGATCAGGTAGCAACCGTAGCCATCCCCCAGCAGCGGAATATCGCAGTCGACGCCTACCGTGGGCTTGTCATGCTCTTGATGATGGGTGAGGTTCTGAACTTCGAGCACGTTGCTCTCTCTTACCCTGGTAGCACCTTCTGGCGCATTCTTTCCTTCAATCAAACTCACGTGCAATGGACTGGCATGGGCCTTCACGACATGATCCAGCCATCCTTTACGTTCTTGGTCGGCGTCGCACTACCCTACTCACTCCGAAGTCGCCAGAAGAAGGGCGAGCCGTTCAAGCGGATGCTCGGCCATACAATCTGGCGCAGCTTTCTGCTGGTCGCACTTGGCATTTTCCTTCGCTCCATCCATAGTCAAATTACGAACTACACCTTTGAAGACACCCTAACTCAGATTGGCCTCGGCTATACCTTCGCTTTCCTGCTCACCTTTGTACGACCTCGCTGGCAATGGCTAGCATTCGGCGGACTTCTCGTCGGCTATTGGCTTGCGTGGGCACTTTACCCCATCCCTGCAGCTAACTTCGACTATGCCGCCGTAGGTGTACCGGCCCAATGGCACCAGCACCTCTTCCACGGTTTTGCCGCTCATTGGAACAAGAACAGCAATCTCGGTCAGGCCTTCGACGTCTGGTTCCTGAATCTCTTTCCCCGCACCAGTCCCTTTCTCTTCAATGAGGGTGGGTACCTTACACTGAGCTTTATCCCGACGCTCGCTACCATGCTACTGGGCCTTGCTGCTGGCCGTTGGCTGATCGCAGCTTCACCCCGCGTCCCCCTGCGGAAGTTCATCCTCGCCGCCTGCGTGTTGCTGACTGGTGCACTTTTACTTCACTTCACAGGTATCTGCCCCATCGTCAAACGCATCTGGACGCCATCGTGGACGCTTTTTAGCGGCGGCGTCTGCTTCCTCTTTCTTGCTGCATTCTCCTGGATCATCGACGTGAAGCAGAACAAGCGACTCGCCTTTCCGCTTGTCGTCGTTGGTATGAACTCAATCGCCGCCTACCTGATGGCGCACCTCTTTGAAGACTTTGTCGAGAGCAGCTTTCGGATCAACCTTGGCATGTCCGTCTTGAACATCTTCGGCACCGCACTGGAGCCCGTGTTCCTTGGTCTTCTCACCCTCACCATCTACTGGATCATGCTTTACTGGATGTTCAAGAACAAGGTTTTCCTTCGCATCTGA
- a CDS encoding DeoR/GlpR family DNA-binding transcription regulator, translated as MMKKELAEKVAMPPARIEEPVHDGMMAEERRMQILQILRSEGRAKVNELVRRFNTSAVTIRNDLNELDQRGLVQRSHGGAVIQDTVFRESPVHERIKSQSKEKQRIGAMAATLIREGETIILDSGTTTLEIARNLKSIPHVQVITNGVNIAVELLGSRHTQTIIMGGSVRNDSASIVGRSTEDMLEQFSADKLFMGGAGCDPDFGVSGTNLEETMANRAMLRAAREIIVVADASKFLKRSMSLIASFSEVDIVVSDVSMSQEIQDRIRSFGCKLILV; from the coding sequence ATGATGAAGAAGGAACTTGCAGAGAAGGTTGCCATGCCCCCGGCTCGCATTGAAGAACCGGTTCACGACGGAATGATGGCTGAAGAGCGCCGCATGCAGATTCTTCAGATACTGCGTTCAGAGGGCCGGGCCAAAGTCAATGAGCTTGTCCGTCGTTTCAACACGTCGGCGGTCACCATTCGCAACGATCTCAATGAACTCGACCAACGCGGCCTCGTCCAGCGCTCACACGGCGGTGCCGTCATCCAGGACACTGTCTTTCGCGAGTCGCCAGTCCACGAGCGTATCAAGAGTCAATCCAAAGAGAAGCAGCGCATCGGCGCTATGGCCGCCACCTTGATCCGCGAAGGCGAGACCATCATTCTTGACTCCGGCACGACCACGCTTGAGATCGCGCGAAATTTGAAAAGCATCCCTCATGTTCAAGTCATCACCAACGGGGTCAACATTGCGGTGGAGTTGCTCGGCTCGCGACATACTCAGACCATCATCATGGGTGGGAGCGTGCGCAATGATTCCGCCTCCATCGTAGGCCGGTCCACAGAAGACATGCTCGAGCAATTCTCTGCTGACAAGCTCTTCATGGGCGGAGCCGGATGCGATCCGGACTTTGGCGTCAGTGGCACCAACCTCGAAGAAACGATGGCCAATCGTGCCATGCTCCGTGCCGCACGGGAGATCATTGTGGTCGCAGACGCCAGCAAGTTCCTCAAGCGCAGTATGAGCCTCATTGCCTCATTCTCCGAGGTAGACATCGTCGTCAGTGACGTCAGCATGTCGCAGGAGATCCAGGACCGCATCCGTTCTTTTGGCTGCAAACTTATCCTCGTCTAG